A genome region from Hevea brasiliensis isolate MT/VB/25A 57/8 chromosome 9, ASM3005281v1, whole genome shotgun sequence includes the following:
- the LOC131183308 gene encoding cationic peroxidase 2-like — MERCTCSSSSQITHIIILMCVFVVMSETLVHGQGTRVGFYATTCPRAESIVSSTVATHFRSNTAIAPALLRMHFHDCFVRGCDASVLIDGSNTEKTAPPNLGFRGYEVIDDAKTQLEAACPGIVSCADILALAARDSVVLTGGRSWLVPTGRRDGRVSLASETTDLPGFRESIDSQKQKFSAKGLNTQDLVVLVGGHTIGTTACQFFSYRLYNFNGTASSDPSINASFLPQLQALCPQNGDGTKRVAFDTGSENRFDASFFANLRNGRGILESDQKLWTDASTRAIVQRFLGITGLAAFNVEFGRSMVKMSNTGVKTGTDGEIRKICSAINS; from the exons ATGGAGAGATGCACTTGTTCTTCTTCAAGCCAAATTACACACATTATTATATTAATGTGCGTCTTTGTTGTTATGTCTGAGACCTTGGTGCATGGCCAAGGCACTCGTGTTGGTTTCTATGCTACTACATGTCCTAGAGCTGAATCCATTGTGAGCTCAACTGTTGCAACACATTTTCGATCTAACACTGCAATTGCTCCTGCTTTGCTGAGGATGCATTTCCATGATTGCTTTGTTCGAGGTTGCGATGCTTCTGTCCTTATCGATGGTTCCAATACTGAGAAAACTGCCCCACCAAATCTTGGGTTTAGAGGCTATGAAGTTATTGACGATGCCAAGACTCAGCTTGAAGCTGCATGTCCTGGAATTGTTTCTTGCGCTGATATTCTTGCACTTGCAGCCCGTGACTCTGTTGTTCTG ACTGGTGGACGAAGTTGGCTGGTGCCTACCGGACGTAGAGACGGCCGGGTGTCATTGGCATCCGAAACAACTGATTTGCCTGGCTTCAGAGAATCCATTGATTCCCAAAAGCAAAAGTTCTCTGCCAAGGGTCTTAACACACAAGATCTTGTCGTACTTGTTG GAGGACACACCATCGGAACTACAGCTTGCCAGTTCTTTAGTTACAGATTATACAACTTCAATGGCACCGCAAGTTCTGATCCTTCCATTAATGCTTCGTTCCTCCCTCAACTACAAGCACTGTGTCCACAGAACGGGGATGGGACAAAGCGAGTTGCTTTTGATACAGGTAGTGAAAACAGATTTGATGCATCTTTCTTCGCCAACCTGAGAAATGGGCGAGGAATACTTGAGTCTGATCAGAAATTGTGGACTGATGCTTCGACGAGAGCAATTGTTCAACGTTTCCTGGGTATTACTGGTTTGGCTGCATTCAATGTTGAGTTTGGAAGATCCATGGTTAAGATGAGTAACACTGGAGTGAAGACAGGCACTGATGGTGAAATTAGGAAGATATGTTCTGCAATAAACTCATGA